Genomic DNA from Alistipes indistinctus YIT 12060:
TTGCTGTGTGGCGATGGCGCGTTCGTTCAGGTACTCTTGTCCGTCTACGCTGAAGTGCATCGGACGCCAGCGGTACGGCAGGTTGTGTCCCCCTGCCCCGATGTCGTTGCGCATATCCATCGGCGTATCCTCGAAGTGGTCGCGCATCAGCCAAGCCACCTCTTTGACGCTCAATTTCTCTGCCGGTTTAACGAACAGCGGCATGCGTTTCGACGCGTCGTAGCCCATCGCATAGTCGAGGTACTTTTCCATCTCCCCTTTGGTGACGCGGTTGAAGGCGCTCCATACGCGGGCCTCGCAGGCGCGCAGTGACCCGAAATCGAGCGGAGCATAAGCGTCGGCGAAATTGAAGTTCTTATCCGGGCCTTTGTAGAATCCCGATTCTTTTGCGAACGAAATTACGTCGGGCGAATAGAGGCAATTTTCAGGATCGTTCAACGGGAAAGTGGTGATGCGTGCCTGGTTCGCATGCATGCCGATATAACCTTCCGGGACGCGGAGTGCTACCCAAACGGCTCCTTTATTCACATTGTTGCCGTTCACCATCTTGACGCCCTTGCCGATCAGCTCCATGTGCCATACCTCGTTCGGATCGGCGATCGAAAACGATTCGCCGCTCGAGCAATAACCGTAGGTGTTCACCAGGTCGCTCATCACCCGGATCGCTTCGCGCGCGGTTTTGGCCCGCTGCAGGGTCGTATAAATCAACGTCCCGTAGTCGATGATTCCCGTCGAGTCCCCCAGTCCGCGACCGCCGAACGTGCTTTCGGTGATAATCAGCTGGTGCTCGTTCATGTTGCCGACGGTCGAATAGGTTTCGGGTACCTGTGCGATTTCACCGAGGTATTTACCGGTATCCCATTCATACACGGGCATCATCGTGCCGGCTGGATATTTTGCTGCCGGATGAAAGTAGAGGCATCCGTACAGCTGGTGCGAGTCGGCTGTGTAAGTAATCATCGTCGAGCCGTCCTTGGTGGCCCCTTTCGATACGAGAATGTTCGTGCAGGCTTCGCTTTCGAAAGCCGTCATGGCAACGGCGGCCAGAAATAAAGCCGTCAGTTTTCTTTTCATATTGTGGGTTTTTGATTAATTTTGGTTCGCTTCGCCTGCGAGCAGGAGTAGCAAAAATAGGCAAATTTCCTTATAAAGCGGCATTCAAGATGGCCATTAAAGACAAATTAGCAGAATTGAAAGCGTCGCTTCCGGCCGGAGTCCGGTTGGTAGCTGTATCCAAAACCTACCCGGCAGAGGTGGTCCGGGAGGCTTATGACGCCGGGCAGCGCCTTTTCGGCGAGAACCGCCCGCAGGAGATGGATGCCAAGCGGCAACAGCTTCCCGCGGATATCGAGTGGCACATGATCGGCCATTTGCAAACGAACAAAGTGAAATTGATCGCACCGTATGTTTCGATGATCCATTCGGTCGATTCGGCAAAACTGCTCGGTGTTATTAATGAACAGGCGTTGAAAAACAATCGGGTCATCGATGTTCTTTTCGAGGTGCATGTGGCACGTGAAGAGAGCAAACACGGCTGGAACGAAGGCGAGTTAATCGCGTACCTGCGCGGTGGCGAGTATCGTCAGATGCAGGGGGTCCGGTTCCGGGGTTTGATGGGAGTGGCGACCTTCACGGACGATGGATCGGTGGTTCGTGACGAATTCATGCGCCTAAACGGGCTTTTCAGCCGATTGAGGCACGATTTTTTCGGTCGGGATTTTGACACGCTGTCGATGGGGATGAGTGGTGATTACCTGCAGGCCATCGCCTGCGGCGGCAATATGGTGCGCATCGGCAGTCTGATTTTCGGAGCCCGAAATTACGTGTGATGCGCGTCGGAATAACAACGGCTCGTTTCGGAGTCCGTATGACGCGGATATGAAAACCATTTGAAATCGAAGGAAGGATGAAACAGTTGAAAACGGAATATCTCGGATTGTCGCTGCGCAATCCATTGATTGTGAGCAGTAGCGGCCTGACCGCTTCGTTGGAAAAATTACAGCGTCTCGAAGCTGCCGGAGCGGGAGCGGTCGTGCTCAAATCGGTCTTCGAAGAACAGATTGTCAATGAGACGGCCCATCTGGAAGTTTACAACGCGTATCCGGAAGCTGCCGATTACCTCCATTTCTATCTGAAGGAGGATTATCTGGAGCAGTATATCGGATTGATCGCCGAAGCGAAAAAGAACCTGTCGATTCCGGTAATCGGCAGCATCTGCTGTGTATCCGAAGGCGGGTGGATCGATTTTGCCCGACGGATCGAGGAGGCCGGAGCGGATGCGTTGGAATTGAATGTTTTCTTCCTGCCTGCGGATCCTATGGTAGCGGGAGCGGAAATTGAGCGCCAATACCTGTCCGTCGTCCGCGACGTCGCAGAGAAGGTGTCGGTGCCGGTTGCCGTCAAAATCAGCACGCATTTCACCAGCCCGCTGAACATGATCCAGGGAATTCGTCAGTGCGGCGCCGAAGGCGTCGTGATGTTCAACCGTTTTTACGAACCCGATATCAATACCGATTCTGTACAGGTGATGGAAGCGGATATTTTCAGCACTTCGGCCGACTTGCGGGGCAGTATCCGTTGGATTGCGATGGCTTCGGCCGCTTTCCCCGATCTGGATATTGCGGCTTCGACCGGAGTCCATACCGGAGCGGATGCCGTCAAAGTGCTGTTGGCGGGCGCTTCGGCGTTTGAGGTTTGTTCGGCTATCTACCACAACGGCCTCGGCGTGATCGACCGGATCAACGGTTACCTCAGCGGTTGGATGACGGAACATCGTTTCACGTCGATCTCCGAATTCTGCGGCAGGCTCAATTACCGTTCGGTGGCCCATCCGCTGGCTTACGAGCGGGCCCAGTTCATGAAATATTTTGCGGCTCGCGGAGAATGATCGGGCTGTGTAGCAGGTGAAATCAGTCTTTAACGGACAGTAATACACAGTAGAAAGTATCAGTAAAATGGACGGAATAAATAAAGAGGCGAACCCCGTATATGCAGGTTCGCCTCTTGTTTTTTGTCGGATGGGGAAAAGAGCGCTATTTGATTCGCAATTTCTTTCCCAATCGGAGTACGGTATTGCGTGTAATGCCGTTCAGCCGGCAGATCTGGTCGATCGTTACGCCGTAGCGGATAGCCAGTTTTCCGAGCATGTCCCCGGACTTGATGGTGTGATAAATTGCTCCGCTGGAACTGATGCCGGCCTGTTTTTGCTGTACGGCCGCTTTTTTCTCTTTCTGCTGGGCTTCGGCGATTTGGTCGAGGATATCCTGCGAGGTGCTGTCGCCGCTGTCGTTGGAGGTCAGCAGGGGCAGGTCGTATTCGTCCTCTTCTTCGAGGATTTCGGATGCGCGTGAATGAATGTTGAAGAACGATTTTTCAAGCGCGAAAGTTTGATATTTGAGCTGTCCTGTTTCAAAATCCACGATAAATTCGGGATCGAAAGTCTGGTCCTGATAGCGCATTTCGTAATGTAGGTGCGGGCCGCGGCTGCGCCCGGTATTACCGCTGAAGCCGATCACCTGCCCCGCTTTCACATAATCATTGGGTTTGACATTCAGCTTCGACAGGTGGGCGTTCCAGGTTTCAAGTCCGTTGCGGTGCCGTACGATCACCAGGTTGCCGTAGCCGCCGGTGTTGTATTTGGCATAGCGTACCCGCCCGTCGAAAGTGGCGTAAACCGGTTCCCCGGGGCGCAGCGGAATATCTACGCCGTTGTGGTTTCTCCGTCGTCGGGGACCGTATTTCGACAATACTTTACCGGTTACAGGGGATTTGAATTGAGTCAGGTCGTCCACCAGTTTCAGTTCCACCACGGGCGGCAGGTCGTTATAGGCGATGTCCCGGTAGGCGAATACCCCGGTCGTATCCCAATGTTGCGTGTAGACGGGCAGCGAATCAAGTCTTTCGAGCGATGGACGGTAGTAGGACCAGGTGTTGTTGCTGAACAGAATTATCTTGGTCTCGGGATCGCTAGTGGGGATTGTGTCCAGCGGGCGTTTGGGCAGGTCTTCCAGTTTCGGGGCCGTCGTACCGGGAGCTGGTGCGCTTCTTCTGCGGGTCTGGGCCGTAAGCGAGACGGTGAAACACGCTAAGGTGATGACAAGCAGGATATGTCGGAGTTTCATGCGGGGAATCGAATTGATTGTTACAAAACTAACAAAAAAACGGGAGTTGACTCCGCTTGAGTCGTTATTGTCGTTATTTTTGTTCGTTAAGATATTGTGCTGCTGAACACAGTGCATCGAAGAACTCTTCCCCGAAACGACGGATCAGAGGAACCTTGAGCATTCGGTACATCGGAAGGCCTTTTTCCCGGCCCAGGGCCAGCGCATCGTGGCAAACGTTCCAACGGTGGTAGTTTAGTCCCACAGAACCGTTGCCGAATGCGATGAGCCGGATCGGATAGAGATGGCACGAAATCGGTTTGATGAACGTCGTTTTGCCCGCGTTGTATGCTCTTTCGATCGCGCAGAAAGTGATGCCGTCCTGTTCGAACGAATAGGCGCATTCCGCTTCTCCGATCAGCGGCGTGGTGTAGTCGCCGTCTTCGTCGATCACCATGAAGCCTTGCCGTTCGACGGCCTCGATACCTTCGGGCTTCATATACGGTTTATAGGTTTCGTATTCCGCTTCGAGCGTGTCCACTTCGTCCGCTTCGAGCGGTGCGCCCGCATTGCCTTCGACGCAGCAAATGCCTTTGCAGCGCGGCAAGTCGCAGCAGAAGCGCGTGGTGAATATTTCGGTGCTGACTATCTTGTCGTCGATCTGGATCATGGAAATGTATCGATAATTCCTGCCGGTCGTCCCGGGGATTGGAAAAAACGTTATGAGTTCATGCCACAAGGAGTGTGGTCATAGAGTGAACAAAGATAGCGCTTCGAGCCGGAAATGCAAAATCCGGGGGCAGGCGGCGGATTCGGCTTTTTTTACTATTTTTAACACTTCGATTGACGAATTATTCACCCAAACATCAGATAACAGTATGAAACTTATGAGATTTATCGGGGTGTGCCTGCTCGGTTGCAGTTTTTCGCTGCTGCAGGCAGCATCCCCGGAGACGATCCGGGTCACTACGGGTAAAACCGACCTGATCCTGAAGGTCGATACCACCGGGCGGTTGTGCCAGTCCTACCTGGGTTCTGTTTGGACCGATGGACGCAATCTGGATGTTTTACCTGCGGGTAAAGATGCTTACCAGCCTTATGATCTGCAAAATTTTTTCGAACCGGCTGTACGCATGACGCATGCCGACGGCAACAACTCGTCCCTGTTCAGGTATGTTTCTCATACGCAGGAAGCGCTCTCCCCCACAGTCACGCGCACGGTGGTGACGTTGCGTGACGATGTGTATCCGGTCGAGGTGAAGCTGTATTACGACGCGTTTTCCGATGCAAACATCATTAAGGCATGGACGGAGATCAGTCATCGGGAGAAGAGACCGGTGCTGTTGCAGGATTTCGCCTCTTCCCTGCTCTATTTTGCCCGTCCGGCCTATTACCTGACCGAGTTTACCGGCAAATGGGGCAATGAAACTACGATGACCGAGCAAAAACTTACGCCCGGGAAGAAGGTGCTCGATACACGGTTGGGCGCCCGGGCGGCTATGCTCACCTCGCCGTTTTTCATTCTGGGGCTCGATGCCCCGGCTCGCGAGACCGAAGGGGAGGTGGTGCTCGGGACGCTGAACTGGACCGGTAATTTCCGTTTTACGTTCGATATCGATGCCAGTAACGATCTGCGTGTAGTTTCCGGGATCAATCCTTATGCGTCAGAGTACAACCTCCGTCCGGGCGAAGTGTTCCGTACGCCGGAGTTTGTCTTTACTTACAGCGATAAGGGTACGGGTGAGGCTTCGCGCAGTTTTCACGATTGGGCCCGCGACTACCAGCTCAAGGACGGTCACGGTCCTCGCCTGACGTTGCTGAATAACTGGGAGGCGACCGGTTTTGCTTTCGATGAAAAGAAACTGAGCCATTTTATGCGGGAGGCGGCGATCCTCGGTGTCGATATGTTCCTGCTCGATGACGGTTGGTTCGGTAATAAATATCCCCGCAGCAGCGACAAGTCGGGGCTTGGCGATTGGGAGCCGACCGCCTCCAAACTGCCGAATGGCGTCGGCGGATTGGTGCGTGCTGCCGACAGCGCCGGAGTAAAATTCGGTATCTGGATCGAACCCGAGATGGTCAATCCGAAAAGCGAACTGTATGAGAAACATCCCGACTGGGTAATTCACTATCCGAACCGCGAGCCCTATTATTACCGTAACCAGATGGCGCTCGATCTGTGCAATCCTCAGGTACAGGACTTCGTGTTCGGCGTCGTGGACAAGCTTCTGAGCGAGAATCCCGACCTGGCCTATTTCAAATGGGACTGCAACAGCATGCTGACTAACCCCTACTCCTTTTATTTGAAGGAGAATCAGTCTCACCTGTTCATCGAATATGTTCGGGGGCTGTATAAGGTGTTGGAGCGCATCCAAGAGAAATATCCCGATGTGCCGATGATGCTTTGTTCGGGCGGCGGCGGCCGGTGCGACTACGAAGCGCTCAAATATTTTACCGAATTCTGGGCCAGCGACAACACTGATCCGGTAAAACGCATCTTCATGCAATGGGGATATTCCTACTTTTTTCCCGCTAAAAGCATCAGTGCGCACGTCACTTCGATGGGCGACCAGAGTATCAAGTTCCGCACCGATGTGGCGATGATGGATAAGCTGGGTTTTGATATCAATATGGATAAGCTGACCGAAGCCGAACGGCAGTTCTGCCGCGAAGCGGTTCAAAATTACAAGCGGCTTGCCCCGATTATCCAGGAAGGCGACCAGTTCCGGCTCGTGTCGCCGTATAGCGGCAATCATGCGGCGGTGATGTATGTGACCCCCGGGCAGGATAAAGCGGTGCTGTTCGCTTATGATATTTATGCCCAGAAATATGTGGAGCGCTCCTATCCCATCCGGTTGCAGGGGCTCGATCCGCAGCGTAGTTACCGTGTCGTGGAGATCAACAAGATGGACAGCGTGCCTGCGCGTCCGTTCGTGGAGGACGGCAAAACCTTTTCCGGAGAGTACCTGATGAAGATCGGCCTGCAGGCTTTCTCCGATTTCAGGGAGAGCAGCCGTGTGATTGAAATCACGGCGCAATAGCTCACCGTAGTTAGATAAAATCAGGTTTGAAGCGGTTTTTCCGATTGCGAAATCCGGATTCGATATTTGTTTGTACGAAAGATCCGCTTCAAAGAATAGTAAAATAAAAAAGAGACCGGCGGAATCCCGGTCTCTTTTTTATTAGCTTTCGATTTCGAATACCCGTTATGAATA
This window encodes:
- a CDS encoding dipeptidase, with translation MKRKLTALFLAAVAMTAFESEACTNILVSKGATKDGSTMITYTADSHQLYGCLYFHPAAKYPAGTMMPVYEWDTGKYLGEIAQVPETYSTVGNMNEHQLIITESTFGGRGLGDSTGIIDYGTLIYTTLQRAKTAREAIRVMSDLVNTYGYCSSGESFSIADPNEVWHMELIGKGVKMVNGNNVNKGAVWVALRVPEGYIGMHANQARITTFPLNDPENCLYSPDVISFAKESGFYKGPDKNFNFADAYAPLDFGSLRACEARVWSAFNRVTKGEMEKYLDYAMGYDASKRMPLFVKPAEKLSVKEVAWLMRDHFEDTPMDMRNDIGAGGHNLPYRWRPMHFSVDGQEYLNERAIATQQTGFWMLGQARNWLPDAVGGILWFGVDDSGTSCLTPIYTSSTRVPECFREGNGHMTEYSPTSAFWLFNRVANFAYLRYDLISKDIIKVIDELDTRNETEIPAVDAAAMLLYEQNPQLAIDFLTNFSVSTAQNMFERWQQLDQYLLVKYMDGNVKKEKEGKFLDNGNGRNIPASPNYPGYNQEWQKAVAGSTGDKLKVVKTKNLPE
- a CDS encoding YggS family pyridoxal phosphate-dependent enzyme, translating into MAIKDKLAELKASLPAGVRLVAVSKTYPAEVVREAYDAGQRLFGENRPQEMDAKRQQLPADIEWHMIGHLQTNKVKLIAPYVSMIHSVDSAKLLGVINEQALKNNRVIDVLFEVHVAREESKHGWNEGELIAYLRGGEYRQMQGVRFRGLMGVATFTDDGSVVRDEFMRLNGLFSRLRHDFFGRDFDTLSMGMSGDYLQAIACGGNMVRIGSLIFGARNYV
- a CDS encoding dihydroorotate dehydrogenase-like protein, with the protein product MKQLKTEYLGLSLRNPLIVSSSGLTASLEKLQRLEAAGAGAVVLKSVFEEQIVNETAHLEVYNAYPEAADYLHFYLKEDYLEQYIGLIAEAKKNLSIPVIGSICCVSEGGWIDFARRIEEAGADALELNVFFLPADPMVAGAEIERQYLSVVRDVAEKVSVPVAVKISTHFTSPLNMIQGIRQCGAEGVVMFNRFYEPDINTDSVQVMEADIFSTSADLRGSIRWIAMASAAFPDLDIAASTGVHTGADAVKVLLAGASAFEVCSAIYHNGLGVIDRINGYLSGWMTEHRFTSISEFCGRLNYRSVAHPLAYERAQFMKYFAARGE
- a CDS encoding M23 family metallopeptidase; translated protein: MKLRHILLVITLACFTVSLTAQTRRRSAPAPGTTAPKLEDLPKRPLDTIPTSDPETKIILFSNNTWSYYRPSLERLDSLPVYTQHWDTTGVFAYRDIAYNDLPPVVELKLVDDLTQFKSPVTGKVLSKYGPRRRRNHNGVDIPLRPGEPVYATFDGRVRYAKYNTGGYGNLVIVRHRNGLETWNAHLSKLNVKPNDYVKAGQVIGFSGNTGRSRGPHLHYEMRYQDQTFDPEFIVDFETGQLKYQTFALEKSFFNIHSRASEILEEEDEYDLPLLTSNDSGDSTSQDILDQIAEAQQKEKKAAVQQKQAGISSSGAIYHTIKSGDMLGKLAIRYGVTIDQICRLNGITRNTVLRLGKKLRIK
- a CDS encoding DUF3109 family protein, translating into MIQIDDKIVSTEIFTTRFCCDLPRCKGICCVEGNAGAPLEADEVDTLEAEYETYKPYMKPEGIEAVERQGFMVIDEDGDYTTPLIGEAECAYSFEQDGITFCAIERAYNAGKTTFIKPISCHLYPIRLIAFGNGSVGLNYHRWNVCHDALALGREKGLPMYRMLKVPLIRRFGEEFFDALCSAAQYLNEQK
- a CDS encoding alpha-galactosidase; amino-acid sequence: MKLMRFIGVCLLGCSFSLLQAASPETIRVTTGKTDLILKVDTTGRLCQSYLGSVWTDGRNLDVLPAGKDAYQPYDLQNFFEPAVRMTHADGNNSSLFRYVSHTQEALSPTVTRTVVTLRDDVYPVEVKLYYDAFSDANIIKAWTEISHREKRPVLLQDFASSLLYFARPAYYLTEFTGKWGNETTMTEQKLTPGKKVLDTRLGARAAMLTSPFFILGLDAPARETEGEVVLGTLNWTGNFRFTFDIDASNDLRVVSGINPYASEYNLRPGEVFRTPEFVFTYSDKGTGEASRSFHDWARDYQLKDGHGPRLTLLNNWEATGFAFDEKKLSHFMREAAILGVDMFLLDDGWFGNKYPRSSDKSGLGDWEPTASKLPNGVGGLVRAADSAGVKFGIWIEPEMVNPKSELYEKHPDWVIHYPNREPYYYRNQMALDLCNPQVQDFVFGVVDKLLSENPDLAYFKWDCNSMLTNPYSFYLKENQSHLFIEYVRGLYKVLERIQEKYPDVPMMLCSGGGGRCDYEALKYFTEFWASDNTDPVKRIFMQWGYSYFFPAKSISAHVTSMGDQSIKFRTDVAMMDKLGFDINMDKLTEAERQFCREAVQNYKRLAPIIQEGDQFRLVSPYSGNHAAVMYVTPGQDKAVLFAYDIYAQKYVERSYPIRLQGLDPQRSYRVVEINKMDSVPARPFVEDGKTFSGEYLMKIGLQAFSDFRESSRVIEITAQ